One stretch of Manis pentadactyla isolate mManPen7 chromosome 10, mManPen7.hap1, whole genome shotgun sequence DNA includes these proteins:
- the LOC118915510 gene encoding vasodilator-stimulated phosphoprotein-like isoform X3: protein MAIGSDSEPPPGRTCACPAVPPPAWRRRAARPGPQPPPRGSRAGAARSPQRLGPPVPRRPRLQGRRQPGLEAAPAAADVRRSVQSGPRFRGDGDSDGSAGRKFHTLVV, encoded by the exons ATGGCGATTGGCTCGGACTCGGAGCCGCCGCCCGGCCGGACCTGCGCCTGTCCAGCTGTGCCGCCTCCAGCCTGGCGCCGTCGGGCTGCGCGACCGGGACCACAGCCGCCGCCGCGGGGCAGCCGCGCAGGCGCAGCTCGTTCGCCGCAGCGCTTGGGGCCGCCCGTTCCCCGCCGACCGCGTCTCCAAGGCCGCCGACAGCCCGGCCTGGAAGCGGCTCCCGCCGCCGCAGACGTGCGGCGGAGCGTCCagagcgggccccgcttcaggggtgacggcgacagcgacggctctgcgggccggaag tttcatacccttgtggtgtga
- the LOC118915510 gene encoding vasodilator-stimulated phosphoprotein-like isoform X2, with the protein MAIGSDSEPPPGRTCACPAVPPPAWRRRAARPGPQPPPRGSRAGAARSPQRLGPPVPRRPRLQGRRQPGLEAAPAAADVRRSVQSGPRFRGDGDSDGSAGRKSGSSGCPGL; encoded by the exons ATGGCGATTGGCTCGGACTCGGAGCCGCCGCCCGGCCGGACCTGCGCCTGTCCAGCTGTGCCGCCTCCAGCCTGGCGCCGTCGGGCTGCGCGACCGGGACCACAGCCGCCGCCGCGGGGCAGCCGCGCAGGCGCAGCTCGTTCGCCGCAGCGCTTGGGGCCGCCCGTTCCCCGCCGACCGCGTCTCCAAGGCCGCCGACAGCCCGGCCTGGAAGCGGCTCCCGCCGCCGCAGACGTGCGGCGGAGCGTCCagagcgggccccgcttcaggggtgacggcgacagcgacggctctgcgggccggaag TCTGGttcttcaggctgccctggcctctga